In one Paracoccus everestensis genomic region, the following are encoded:
- the ygfZ gene encoding CAF17-like 4Fe-4S cluster assembly/insertion protein YgfZ, whose translation MTRQIIRVTGDDRVAFLQGLVSNDVNRAPCWAALLTPQGKYLADFLILPDGDALLIDVDARLADDLIRRLGMYKLRSRVAIEPVALTVARGTGPAPEGAIADPRHPALGWRSYGGTGDDGTDFDAIRVEQVIPETLVELIPNETFILEAGFERLHGVDFRKGCYVGQEVTARMKHKTELRKGLTRLRIEGEAPVGTPIMADGKEVGTLFTQSGGHALAHVRFDRLGPDMQAGSARLLSD comes from the coding sequence ATGACCCGCCAGATCATCCGCGTCACAGGCGACGACCGCGTGGCCTTTCTGCAAGGGCTGGTCAGCAACGACGTGAATCGCGCGCCCTGCTGGGCCGCGCTGCTGACACCGCAGGGCAAGTATCTGGCCGATTTCCTGATCCTGCCCGATGGCGATGCGCTGCTGATCGACGTGGACGCCCGCTTGGCCGATGACCTGATCCGCCGCCTGGGGATGTACAAGCTGCGGTCCAGGGTTGCCATCGAGCCTGTCGCCCTGACGGTCGCACGCGGCACCGGGCCTGCGCCAGAAGGGGCCATCGCCGATCCCCGGCACCCGGCGCTTGGCTGGCGGTCCTATGGCGGCACGGGCGACGACGGCACCGATTTCGATGCCATCCGCGTGGAACAGGTGATCCCCGAAACCCTGGTCGAACTGATCCCGAACGAGACCTTTATCCTGGAGGCAGGGTTCGAACGCCTGCACGGCGTCGATTTCCGCAAGGGCTGCTATGTCGGCCAGGAGGTCACGGCCCGGATGAAGCACAAGACCGAGCTGCGCAAGGGCCTGACCCGCCTGCGGATCGAGGGCGAGGCGCCGGTCGGCACGCCGATCATGGCGGATGGAAAAGAGGTGGGGACGCTGTTCACCCAATCGGGCGGCCATGCCCTGGCGCATGTGCGGTTCGACCGCCTGGGGCCGGATATGCAGGCAGGGTCGGCGCGGCTGTTGTCAGACTAG
- a CDS encoding MOSC domain-containing protein gives MMPHVTADDLSRALPHVLSAPRDDARAECLCFRPGFNQRSFPDRLPLTRADGIPGERWRTAPWLRLADGSPDPRIQVSILPRRVMDAVWLDRDNTPHPGDTIVCDLDTSHANLPVGTLLRAGSAVLRVSDVFNDGCVKWKVRYGKAAKDWITAPGHPELRLRGILCSVEQDGEVALGDPVRKLV, from the coding sequence ATGATGCCCCACGTCACTGCCGACGACCTGTCCCGCGCCCTGCCCCATGTGCTGTCTGCGCCCAGGGACGACGCGCGGGCCGAATGCCTGTGCTTCCGCCCCGGCTTCAACCAGCGGAGCTTTCCGGATCGGCTGCCCCTGACGCGCGCCGACGGCATTCCCGGCGAACGCTGGCGGACGGCGCCCTGGCTCCGGCTGGCCGACGGATCGCCCGATCCGCGCATCCAGGTGTCGATCCTGCCGCGCCGGGTGATGGATGCGGTCTGGCTGGACCGGGACAATACGCCCCACCCCGGCGACACGATCGTCTGCGACCTGGACACGAGCCACGCGAACCTGCCTGTGGGCACCCTGCTGCGCGCAGGCTCGGCAGTGCTGCGGGTGTCTGACGTGTTCAACGACGGCTGCGTCAAATGGAAGGTGCGTTACGGCAAGGCGGCGAAGGACTGGATCACCGCGCCCGGCCACCCCGAGTTGCGCCTGCGCGGCATCCTGTGTTCGGTCGAACAGGACGGAGAGGTCGCCCTGGGCGATCCGGTCCGCAAGCTAGTCTGA
- the efp gene encoding elongation factor P, which yields MPKINGNEIRPGNVLEHDGGLWAAVKVSHVKPGKGGAFAQVELKNLRDGRKLNERFRSEDKVEQVRLEQKDQQFLYESDGKLVFMDSETFEQTELDADLLGDRRPFLQDGMTATIEYYGEEALSVSIPQKVTCTVTETEPVVKGQTAANSYKPAILDNGVRIMIPPFVGEGEKIIVNTEVFEYSERA from the coding sequence ATGCCCAAGATCAACGGCAATGAAATCCGCCCCGGCAATGTGCTGGAGCATGACGGAGGCCTTTGGGCCGCCGTGAAGGTCAGCCATGTGAAGCCCGGCAAGGGCGGCGCCTTCGCCCAGGTCGAACTGAAGAATCTCCGCGACGGCCGCAAGCTGAACGAGCGTTTCCGCAGCGAAGACAAGGTCGAGCAGGTCCGCTTGGAACAGAAGGATCAGCAGTTCCTGTATGAATCCGACGGCAAGCTGGTCTTCATGGACAGCGAAACCTTTGAGCAGACGGAACTGGACGCCGACCTGCTGGGCGACCGCCGCCCCTTCCTGCAGGACGGCATGACCGCCACCATCGAATATTACGGCGAGGAGGCCCTGTCGGTGTCGATCCCGCAGAAAGTGACCTGCACCGTGACGGAAACCGAACCGGTGGTGAAGGGCCAGACCGCTGCCAACAGCTACAAGCCCGCGATCCTGGACAACGGCGTGCGCATCATGATCCCGCCCTTCGTGGGCGAGGGCGAGAAGATCATCGTGAACACCGAGGTCTTTGAGTACAGCGAACGGGCCTGA
- a CDS encoding DUF6280 family protein, which yields MRDFVDGSAFNFEQGQRARKLFAAVVLAALDDAIADDKKYGNGPEQIARWARSRDGREVLSCAGIDPNERVVKGLMEFVSKGVRTSVALSREESERRMAAEAEEAEAA from the coding sequence ATGCGCGATTTTGTCGACGGATCGGCTTTCAATTTTGAGCAGGGCCAGCGTGCCCGCAAGCTTTTTGCCGCGGTGGTTTTGGCGGCGCTTGATGATGCCATTGCCGATGACAAGAAATATGGCAACGGTCCAGAACAGATTGCCCGTTGGGCGCGGTCGCGTGATGGCCGCGAGGTGCTGTCCTGCGCAGGCATCGACCCCAACGAACGCGTGGTAAAGGGCTTGATGGAATTCGTGTCCAAGGGCGTGCGCACCTCGGTCGCGTTGTCGCGCGAGGAAAGCGAACGCCGCATGGCCGCCGAGGCCGAGGAAGCCGAAGCCGCCTGA
- a CDS encoding 1-phosphofructokinase family hexose kinase, translating into MIVQAAEGQAPILTVTLNPALDLSTAADEVRPELKLRCEKPVVDPGGGGINVSRAIKHMGGQSTAMVALGGATGTRIADMLKADGLSLVRLTAPGETRQSLAVTDRSTGGQYRFVLPGPEWHKAHVADMTQAIAEGARAGGWVVVSGSNPPGVPAGFEQMLTVRLKNSGAKLLVDTSGEALQVLSGSSTPVDVLRMDSHEAEELAGRPLPSREDSAAFAAGLVKDGAARSVIVARGADGSVIAGPDGAWHAAAARVKVVSAVGAGDSFVAGFVMAMARDWPVQEALALGAAAASAAVMTPATELCHAADVDRFYGERIVTRL; encoded by the coding sequence ATGATCGTGCAGGCAGCGGAGGGGCAGGCGCCGATCCTGACGGTCACGCTGAACCCGGCGCTGGATCTGTCCACGGCCGCGGACGAGGTGCGCCCGGAACTGAAGCTGCGCTGCGAAAAGCCGGTGGTGGATCCCGGCGGCGGCGGCATCAATGTCAGCCGCGCGATCAAGCACATGGGCGGCCAATCGACCGCCATGGTGGCGCTTGGCGGAGCCACGGGGACGCGCATCGCGGATATGCTGAAGGCGGATGGCCTGTCGCTGGTCCGCCTGACCGCCCCGGGCGAGACGCGGCAATCGCTGGCCGTCACCGACCGGTCCACCGGCGGGCAATACCGCTTTGTCCTGCCCGGTCCCGAATGGCACAAGGCCCATGTGGCCGACATGACCCAGGCCATTGCCGAAGGGGCGCGCGCCGGGGGCTGGGTCGTGGTGTCGGGGTCCAATCCTCCCGGCGTGCCGGCGGGGTTCGAACAGATGCTGACCGTGCGGTTGAAGAACAGCGGCGCGAAGCTGCTGGTCGATACCTCGGGCGAGGCCTTGCAGGTGTTGTCGGGATCATCGACGCCGGTCGACGTGCTGCGCATGGACAGCCACGAGGCCGAGGAACTGGCGGGCCGCCCCCTGCCCTCGCGCGAAGACAGCGCGGCTTTCGCGGCGGGCCTGGTCAAGGACGGTGCGGCGCGGTCGGTGATCGTGGCGCGCGGGGCCGATGGGTCGGTCATTGCCGGGCCTGACGGCGCCTGGCACGCGGCGGCGGCACGGGTTAAGGTGGTCAGCGCGGTCGGCGCAGGCGACAGCTTTGTCGCGGGCTTTGTCATGGCCATGGCGCGCGACTGGCCCGTCCAAGAGGCCCTGGCCCTGGGCGCGGCAGCCGCATCGGCGGCAGTGATGACGCCCGCCACCGAACTGTGCCACGCCGCCGACGTGGACCGGTTCTATGGCGAGCGGATCGTCACGCGGCTTTGA